In Ostrinia nubilalis chromosome 12, ilOstNubi1.1, whole genome shotgun sequence, one DNA window encodes the following:
- the LOC135076900 gene encoding probable ATP-dependent RNA helicase pitchoune, translating to MPTPDKILMRKIKKREKKKLLLINKSSEETNNTSEHKPEAKKRPLENENSETVTKKKKKKKPKVKEEPVEIKEEASEAEETNVSDNEENNTRNETETSDQLPGSSLCLGILSDQKFSALDGKVCEATLMGIKDMGFTTMTEIQAKAIPPLLEGRDLVGAAKTGSGKTLAFLIPAIELIYKLKFKPRNGTGVIVLSPTRELSMQTFGVLMELMKYHHHTYGLVMGGANRSTEAQKLSKGINILVATPGRLLDHLQNTPDFLYKNLQCLVIDEADRILEIGFEEEVKQIIKLLPKRRQTMMFSATQTKKIEALTALAVKQEPIYVGVDDHKEQATVESLEQGYIVCPSEKRMMVLFTFLKKNRKKKVMVFFSTCMSVKYHHELFNYIDLPVMSIHGKQQQTKRTTTFFQFCNAESGILLCTDVAARGLDIPAVDWIVQYDPPDDPKEYIHRVGRTARGLGTSGHALLFLRPEELGFLRYLKQSKVTLNEFEFSWNKVADIQLQLEKLISRNYFLNQSAKEAFKSYLRAYDSHHLKTIFDIDTIDLARVSKSFGFTVPPAVELKVTNKGPPTKRKGGGGYGYFKSLNAPGGLKKANEKTKIYRQKGGNNKSRS from the exons ATGCCTACTCCAGATAAAATACTAATGCGAAAAATTAAGAAACGTGAGAAAAAGAAACTCCTACTGATTAATAAATCCAGTGAAGAAACTAACAATACGTCAG AACACAAGCCTGAAGCGAAAAAGAGGCCTTTAGAAAATGAAAATAGTGAGACGGTAACTAAAA aaaaaaagaagaagaagccaaaggtgaaagaagaaccagtggaaataaaagaagaagcGTCAGAAGCTGAAGAAACTAACGTCTCGGACAATGAAGAAAACAACACACGGAATGAAACAGAAACCAGTGATCAAT TACCTGGCTCCAGTTTGTGTCTTGGAATTCTCTCCGATCAAAAATTCTCAGCGCTGGATGGAAAAGTGTGTGAAGCAACCCTCATGGGCATAAAGGATATGGGATTCACAACCATGACGGAAATCCAAGCTAAAGCCATACCTCCCCTGCTAGAAGGCCGAGATCTGGTGGGAGCCGCCAAGACGGGGTCAGGAAAGACCTTGGCATTTCTTATACCGGCCATTGAACTCATCTACAAATTGAAGTTCAAACCAAGGAATG GGACGGGTGTCATTGTTCTATCACCCACTCGTGAGTTGTCAATGCAGACCTTTGGAGTTTTGATGGAATTAATGAAGTACCACCATCACACTTACGGTTTGGTCATGGGGGGTGCTAATAGAAGTACAGAAGCACAGAAGCTATCTAAAG GTATAAATATACTGGTAGCAACACCTGGACGTCTGTTGGATCACCTGCAAAATACTCCAGACTTTTTGTACAAAAATCTTCAATGTTTGGTCATTGATGAAGCTGACAGAATACTAGAGATTGGTTTTGAAGAGGAAGTGAAACAAATTATCAAATTGTTGCCCA agCGGCGTCAAACAATGATGTTCAGTGCTACGCAAACGAAAAAAATCGAAGCACTCACAGCTTTGGCGGTCAAACAAGAGCCTATCTACGTTGGCGTTGATGATCACAAAGAGCAAGCTACAGTGGAGTCTTTGGAACAAGG gTACATCGTATGCCCTTCCGAAAAGCGTATGATGGTGTTGTTTACATTCTTGAAGAAGAATAGAAAGAAGAAGGTGATGGTATTTTTCTCCACGTGTATGTCAGTCAAATACCACCATGAGCTTTTCAACTACATTGATCTACCAGTCATGTCAATACAT GGAAAACAGCAGCAAACAAAACGGACCACAACGTTCTTCCAGTTCTGTAACGCCGAGTCTGGGATACTGTTATGTACCGATGTCGCGGCTAGAGGACTCGACATTCCTGCTGTTGATTGGATTGTCCAGTACGACCCCCCAGATGACCCGAAG GAATACATCCATAGAGTGGGCAGAACGGCAAGAGGCCTTGGCACCAGCGGTCACGCACTGCTCTTCCTGCGGCCCGAGGAGCTTGGGTTTCTAAGATACTTGAAGCAGTCCAAGGTTACTCTGAACGAGTTCGAGTTTTCTTGGAACAAGGTCGCCGATATACAGTTGCAG CTCGAAAAATTGATTTCACGAAATTACTTCCTGAATCAATCCGCGAAAGAAGCGTTCAAGAGTTATCTGCGGGCGTACGACTCGCATCATCTGAAGACAATCTTCGACATCGACACGATAGATCTCGCGAGGGTCTCCAAGTCTTTCGGCTTCACTGTCCCTCCTGCTGTTGAACTCAAAGTGACCAATAAAGGCCCTCCAACCAAAAGGAAAGGAGGCGGCGGTTACGGCTACTTCAAATCGCTCAACGCTCCAGGTGGCCTAAAGAAAGCAAacgaaaaaacaaaaatctataGACAAAAAGGCGGCAACAATAAAAGTAGGAgctga
- the LOC135076902 gene encoding probable ATP-dependent RNA helicase pitchoune, giving the protein MEGQERDPKLKFKSLKEKCSPPSMKAIKNMGFKYMTEIQSAVLPRALDGDDIVATAKTGSGKTLAFLIPVVETVVKSEPNESTGTLCIIISPTRELAIQTYTVLQDIISFHGCITSSLVIGGENKKKQSMELSKGVHIVVATPGRLFDHMRTKEFDYRNVNCLVLDEADKIFQYGFEEDLKQIVNRLPKNRQTMLFSATLSERTEALIKSAMKDDFREINTSEDNIKATVDGLKQGYMVCETEYRMWWLHKMLKKTQNQKVMVFFSSCKSVVFHYEFFTRHCNASVLCIHGKMSQIDRSATMRNFYNAEKIALFCTDLAARGLDIPAVDWIVQFDPPSDTNEYIHRVGRTARGLGTVGNAVLLLRSEENGFIDHLKEAKIYLDKYESWDKYHNLQPKLEAAMQDPELRKMAEEAFEGYIRALEVRKLKHIFNVISMDMNKVAKSFGLEKAPEVDIHTGFSKKHRPRKRIAAILAAKTEDSNKRIKS; this is encoded by the exons ATGGAGGGTCAAGAAAGAGATCCAAAACTTAAGTTCAAAAGTCTGAAAGAAAAATGTTCACCGCCAAGTATGAAAGCAATTAAAAACATGGGATTCAAATACATGACTGAAATTCAATCTGCTGTTTTGCCTAGAGCTTTAGATGGAGACGATATAGTTGCCACAGCAAAGACTGGATCAGGAAAAACATTAGCTTTCTTGATACCTGTTGTTGAAACAGTGGTTAAATCTGAGCCAAATGAGTCAACTG GTACTTTATGTATTATCATATCACCTACCAGAGAGTTGGCAATACAGACATACACAGTTTTGCAAGATATTATTTCCTTTCATGGGTGTATAACATCTAGCTTAGTCATTGGtggagaaaataaaaagaaacagagCATGGAGCTTTCAAAAG GTGTGCATATAGTAGTAGCTACACCAGGCAGACTATTTGACCACATGAGAACTAAAGAGTTTGATTATAGAAATGTAAACTGCCTGGTGTTAGATGAAGctgataaaatatttcaatacggGTTTGAAGAAGACCTAAAACAAATAGTTAACCGTCTTCCAA AAAACAGGCAAACAATGTTGTTCAGTGCCACCTTATCAGAGAGGACAGAGGCTTTGATCAAATCTGCAATGAAAGATGATTTTCGGGAGATAAACACTAGTGAAGATAACATCAAAGCTACGGTGGATGGATTGAAACAAGG GTACATGGTATGTGAAACTGAGTACAGAATGTGGTGGTTGCACAAAATGTTGAAGAAAACCCAGAACCAAAAAGTAATGGTATTCTTTTCAAGTTGCAAATCTGTTGTATTTCATTATGAATTCTTTACCAGACATTGCAATGCTTCAGTGCTATGCATtcat gGGAAAATGAGTCAGATAGATAGATCAGCCACTATGAGGAATTTTTATAATGCTGAAAAAATAGCATTGTTTTGCACAGATTTGGCAGCTAGAGGATTGGATATACCGGCTGTGGATTGGATAGTACAGTTTGATCCACCTTCTGACACCAAT GAGTACATACATAGAGTAGGCAGAACAGCCAGAGGTTTAGGGACAGTGGGAAATGCTGTATTACTACTGAGGTCAGAAGAAAATGGATTTATAGATCATCTAAAAGAGGCCAAGATTTATTTAGACAAATACGAAAGTTGGGATAAATATCACAATTTACAACCCAAG tTAGAAGCAGCAATGCAAGATCCAGAACTTCGTAAAATGGCAGAGGAAGCTTTCGAGGGCTATATCAGAGCACTAGAAGTCAGAAAGTTGAAGCACATCTTCAACGTTATTTCAATGGACATGAATAAAGTAGCCAAATCGTTTGGTTTAGAAAAGGCACCAGAAGTTGACATCC atactgGGTTTAGCAAAAAGCATCGACCTAGAAAAAGGATTGCTGCAATATTAGCTGCAAAAACTGAAGACAGTAATAAACGCATAAAATCatga
- the LOC135076904 gene encoding kelch-like protein 12 isoform X2: MDQQFSLSWNNFHGNLTKGFAGLLGNGEFVDVTIAVEGHLLQAHKVILSICSPYFKKMFQMNPCQHPIVVLRDVTHKAMRDLLQFMYHGEVSVKREDLTSFIGTAEVLQIKGLTNKETEDDPEKEQDFSKHNIENHNGSPDGNSSVSDIVDTTIDDVTPNNELDLLKQRQFIEKLQRLSNLKRKSEEFLQKSYYADLINPEKRSKTKDKPYSKQNNHMAQSYENLKSLYEEKALDVSNAYNSHIQNACNNAEKDLNDKAKDQIPFENNIELKTESDDMDIIVTDPAVCTTPKSYDGSRDGKKDLSIPLDYHSPQDSALSLVMNGSCENQQLPVRYKYIYSRKGHKQLVHMNFVYTKHSTTHGKTSWRCVQYFSLNRCPATVETIDAMIYAVNHQHNHEDCYEKLVRNNIYEMNVSPK; encoded by the exons ATGGACCAACAATTTTCATTGTCTTGGAATAACTTCCATGGAAACCTCACGAAGGGATTCGCCGGTTTACTGGGTAATGGTGAATTCGTCGACGTGACTATTGCCGTAGAAGGACACCTGTTACAAGCGCACAAAGTAATACTTTCAATATGCTCCCCATATTTCAAGAAGATGTTCCAAATGAATCCGTGTCAACATCCTATTG TGGTGTTGAGGGATGTGACACATAAAGCCATGCGAGACCTCCTTCAATTCATGTACCATGGGGAAGTCAGTGTTAAGAGAGAGGATCTTACTAGTTTTATAGGCACAGCTGAGGTATTGCAAATCAAGGGGCTGACTAACAAAGAG ACTGAAGATGATCCTGAGAAAGAACAAGATTTTTCCAAACACAACATAGAAAACCACAATGGCTCTCCTGATGGGAATTCAAGTGTGTCAGACATAGTTGATACCACCATTGATGATGTCACACCTAATAATGAACTAGATCTTTTAAAACAAAGGCAATTCATTGAAAAGTTGCAAAGACTTAGTAATCTAAAAAGAAAATCTGAAGAATTCCTCCAAAAGAGCTACTATGCTGACTTAATAAACCCTGAAAAAAGGTCTAAGACCAAAGACAAACCGTATTCTAAACAGAACAACCATATGGCTCAGAGCTACGagaatttaaaaagtttatatGAAGAAAAGGCATTAGATGTTTCAAATGCATATAATTCTCACATTCAAAATGCTTGTAATAATGCAGAGAAAGATTTGAATGACAAAGCTAAAGATCAGATTCCATTTGAAAATAATATAGAATTGAAAACGGAAAGTGATGATATGGACATAATAGTAACAGATCCTGCAGTTTGCACCACTCCGAAGTCTTATGATGGGTCTAGAGATGGAAAGAAAGACTTGTCAATACCTTTGGATTACCACTCACCTCAAGATA GTGCACTCTCCCTAGTTATGAATGGGTCGTGCGAAAACCAGCAGTTGCCAGTGCGTTACAAATATATTTACAGTAGGAAAGGGCACAAACAATTGGTCCATATGAACTTTGTGTACACCAAACACTCTACCACTCACGGGAAAACATCTTGGAGATGTGTTCAGTACTTTTCGCTCAACCGATGTCCCGCCACTGTGGAAACCATTGATGCAATGATATACGCCGTGAATCACCAACACAATCACGAAGATTGTTACGAGAAACTCGTTAGAAACAACATTTATGAAATGAATGTTTCCCCTAAGTAA
- the LOC135076904 gene encoding kelch-like protein 12 isoform X1, protein MDQQFSLSWNNFHGNLTKGFAGLLGNGEFVDVTIAVEGHLLQAHKVILSICSPYFKKMFQMNPCQHPIVVLRDVTHKAMRDLLQFMYHGEVSVKREDLTSFIGTAEVLQIKGLTNKETEDDPEKEQDFSKHNIENHNGSPDGNSSVSDIVDTTIDDVTPNNELDLLKQRQFIEKLQRLSNLKRKSEEFLQKSYYADLINPEKRSKTKDKPYSKQNNHMAQSYENLKSLYEEKALDVSNAYNSHIQNACNNAEKDLNDKAKDQIPFENNIELKTESDDMDIIVTDPAVCTTPKSYDGSRDGKKDLSIPLDYHSPQDNCTSLNSLFNDLKNLVNGKVTNTTLRNNTNEEHPRTTMEHRLVTIPQKEDGKKKYPQRSCRLCWKIGKRRDTRFMCNACEMPFCKSPCFEIHFNDVLKVSQLQGDYYAT, encoded by the exons ATGGACCAACAATTTTCATTGTCTTGGAATAACTTCCATGGAAACCTCACGAAGGGATTCGCCGGTTTACTGGGTAATGGTGAATTCGTCGACGTGACTATTGCCGTAGAAGGACACCTGTTACAAGCGCACAAAGTAATACTTTCAATATGCTCCCCATATTTCAAGAAGATGTTCCAAATGAATCCGTGTCAACATCCTATTG TGGTGTTGAGGGATGTGACACATAAAGCCATGCGAGACCTCCTTCAATTCATGTACCATGGGGAAGTCAGTGTTAAGAGAGAGGATCTTACTAGTTTTATAGGCACAGCTGAGGTATTGCAAATCAAGGGGCTGACTAACAAAGAG ACTGAAGATGATCCTGAGAAAGAACAAGATTTTTCCAAACACAACATAGAAAACCACAATGGCTCTCCTGATGGGAATTCAAGTGTGTCAGACATAGTTGATACCACCATTGATGATGTCACACCTAATAATGAACTAGATCTTTTAAAACAAAGGCAATTCATTGAAAAGTTGCAAAGACTTAGTAATCTAAAAAGAAAATCTGAAGAATTCCTCCAAAAGAGCTACTATGCTGACTTAATAAACCCTGAAAAAAGGTCTAAGACCAAAGACAAACCGTATTCTAAACAGAACAACCATATGGCTCAGAGCTACGagaatttaaaaagtttatatGAAGAAAAGGCATTAGATGTTTCAAATGCATATAATTCTCACATTCAAAATGCTTGTAATAATGCAGAGAAAGATTTGAATGACAAAGCTAAAGATCAGATTCCATTTGAAAATAATATAGAATTGAAAACGGAAAGTGATGATATGGACATAATAGTAACAGATCCTGCAGTTTGCACCACTCCGAAGTCTTATGATGGGTCTAGAGATGGAAAGAAAGACTTGTCAATACCTTTGGATTACCACTCACCTCAAGATA ATTGTACCAGCTTAAACTCATTGTTTAACGACCTAAAAAACTTAGTGAACGGTAAAGTGACTAACACCACGTTGAGAAATAACACAAATGAAGAACACCCACGGACTACAATGGAGCATCGACTTGTGACGATTCCACAAAAAGAAGACGGAAAAAAGAAATATCCACAACGGTCATGCAGACTCTGCTGGAAAATAGGGAAGAGAAGGGACACAAGATTTATGTGTAACGCTTGTGAAATGCCCTTTTGCAAATCTCCATGTTTTGAAATACACTTCAATGATGTACTAAAAGTATCTCAACTCCAGGGTGACTACTATGCAACATAA